The following are encoded together in the Triticum dicoccoides isolate Atlit2015 ecotype Zavitan chromosome 6B, WEW_v2.0, whole genome shotgun sequence genome:
- the LOC119325489 gene encoding cyanidin 3-O-rutinoside 5-O-glucosyltransferase-like: protein MAPQHFLVVAFPGQGHINPARALAERLARAAPGARVTLSAAVSAHRRMFPSLASPDEEVHDGAISYIPYSDGYDHGFSLLAGDGDEVQRYAEVFGRVGRETFSAVLDRLAARGRPVTCVLYAMLMWWAAEVARERGVPRALYWIQPATMLAVYYHYFHGYERLVTEHAAEPGFTVSMPGLPPMAIRDLPSFFTNLTDGRIVAAFGDIRRTFHQLDLDVDSSSSTEGRQAMVLVNTVEELEAGALTSVPELDVFPVGPAVVSLFTEGGGGTATAVGDLFEHDEKGYMEWLDTQPARSVVYVSFGSMSAVSKRQKDELKRGLAASGRPYLWVVRKNNRDDGFDDVGDMRGMVVGWCDQVQVLSHPAVGCFVTHCGWNSTLESVACGASVVAVPQWSDQDTNARLVVQWGIGVRAATDADRVLEADELARCMEIIMGDTEEGAAIRASSAAWKAKLQEAIADGGSSGHNLGTFLDQFANDA from the coding sequence ATGGCGCCGCAGCACTTCCTGGTCGTCGCGTTCCCGGGCCAGGGCCACATCAACCCGGCGCGCGCTCTGGCGGAGCGCCTCGCGCGGGCCGCACCGGGCGCGCGGGTCACGCTCTCGGCTGCCGTGTCCGCGCACCGTCGCATGTTCCCCTCGCTCGCGTCCCCCGACGAAGAGGTCCACGACGGTGCTATCTCCTACATCCCCTACTCGGACGGCTACGACCACGGCTTTAGCCTCTTGGCTGGCGACGGGGACGAAGTGCAGAGATACGCGGAGGTGTTCGGCCGCGTAGGCCGCGAGACCTTCTCGGCGGTGCTGGACCGCCTCGCGGCGCGGGGCCGGCCCGTCACGTGCGTCCTGTACGCCATGCTCATGTGGTGGGCCGCCGAGGTCGCCCGTGAGCGCGGCGTGCCCCGGGCGCTCTACTGGATCCAGCCGGCCACGATGCTGGCCGTGTACTATCACTACTTCCATGGGTACGAGAGGCTCGTGACGGAGCATGCTGCCGAGCCGGGGTTCACGGTGTCTATGCCGGGCCTCCCGCCGATGGCGATCCGTGACCTCCCGAGCTTCTTCACCAACCTTACGGACGGCAGGATAGTCGCGGCGTTCGGGGACATCCGCAGGACGTTCCACCAGCTGGACCTGGACGTCGACAGTAGCAGCAGCACTGAAGGAAGGCAAGCCATGGTGCTAGTGAACACCGTGGAAGAATTAGAGGCCGGTGCTCTCACATCTGTCCCTGAGTTGGACGTGTTCCCCGTCGGGCCAGCCGTGGTGTCGCTCTTCAccgagggcggcggcggcactgCCACCGCAGTAGGAGATCTCTTTGAACACGACGAGAAAGGCTACATGGAGTGGCTGGACACACAGCCAGCACGGTCGGTGGTGTACGTGTCGTTCGGGAGCATGTCGGCGGTGAGCAAGCGACAGAAGGACGAGCTGAAGCGAGGCCTCGCCGCGAGCGGCCGCCCGTACCTGTGGGTGGTGCGAAAGAACAACAGAGACGATGGCTTCGACGACGTCGGCGACATGCGGGGCATGGTGGTTGGGTGGTGCGACCAGGTGCAGGTGCTGTCGCATCCGGCCGTCGGGTGCTTCGTGACACACTGCGGCTGGAACTCGACGCTGGAGAGCGTGGCGTGCGGCGCGTCGGTGGTCGCCGTGCCGCAGTGGTCCGACCAGGACACGAACGCGCGCCTGGTCGTCCAGTGGGGCATCGGCGTGCGCGCCGCGACCGACGCTGATAGGGTTCTGGAAGCGGATGAGCTGGCGAGGTGCATGGAGATCATCATGGGTGACACGGAGGAGGGCGCGGCCATacgggcgagctcggcggcgtggaAGGCGAAGTTGCAGGAAGCGATTGCAGACGGCGGCTCATCCGGACATAATCTGGGGACTTTCCTGGACCAATTTGCGAATGATGCTTAG